One region of Vibrio pelagius genomic DNA includes:
- the cydA gene encoding cytochrome ubiquinol oxidase subunit I, with the protein MIDVVDLSRLQFALTAMYHFLFVPLTLGMAFLLAIMESLYVMTDKQIYKDMTKFWGKLFGINFALGVATGLTMEFQFGTNWSYYSHYVGDIFGAPLAIEALVAFFLESTFVGLFFFGWDRLSKRQHLAVTWLVALGSNFSALWILVANGWMQNPVGAEFNFETMRMEMVSFAEVVLNPVAQVKFVHTVASGYTTGAMFILGISSYYILKGRDLAFARRSFAIAASFGMAAILSVIVLGDESGYELGEVQKVKLAAVEAEWHTEEAPAAFTVFGVPNQETMHTDYAIKIPYVMGIIATRSFDKEVTGLRDLRDEHVERIRTGMYAYELLEKLRAGDKSEANMAAFDEVKGDLGYGLLLKRYTDEVVDATEEQIQMAADDSIPTVWPLFWSFRIMVACGFIMLFVFGAAFVQTCRQKIEQKPWILKAALFSIPLPWIAIEAGWFVAEYGRQPWAVGEILPTNVAASALTIGELWTSLFAILALYTVFLIAEVYLMLKFARKGPSSLKTGRYHFEQNDNSVEDKVSRSVEV; encoded by the coding sequence ATGATTGATGTTGTTGATCTGTCGCGATTGCAGTTTGCACTGACAGCGATGTATCACTTCTTATTTGTTCCACTGACTCTTGGTATGGCGTTTTTGCTTGCCATCATGGAGTCTCTATATGTAATGACCGACAAACAAATTTACAAGGACATGACCAAGTTCTGGGGTAAATTGTTTGGTATTAACTTCGCTCTAGGTGTAGCAACCGGCTTAACTATGGAGTTCCAGTTTGGTACTAACTGGTCTTATTACTCTCACTATGTTGGTGACATCTTCGGTGCCCCTCTGGCAATCGAAGCGCTTGTTGCATTCTTCCTAGAGTCTACTTTTGTTGGTCTTTTCTTCTTCGGTTGGGATAGATTGTCAAAGCGTCAGCACTTAGCAGTAACATGGTTGGTAGCGCTTGGCTCTAACTTCTCTGCGCTGTGGATCTTGGTTGCCAACGGCTGGATGCAGAACCCAGTGGGTGCTGAATTTAACTTTGAAACAATGCGTATGGAAATGGTGAGCTTCGCTGAAGTTGTCCTAAACCCAGTAGCGCAAGTTAAATTCGTACACACAGTGGCTTCTGGTTACACAACGGGTGCAATGTTCATCCTAGGTATCAGTTCTTACTACATTCTAAAAGGTCGTGACCTTGCCTTTGCTCGCCGCTCTTTCGCGATTGCAGCATCATTCGGTATGGCTGCGATTCTATCTGTAATCGTTCTAGGTGACGAATCAGGTTACGAGTTAGGTGAAGTTCAGAAAGTGAAGCTAGCAGCGGTAGAAGCTGAATGGCACACAGAAGAAGCTCCAGCTGCATTTACTGTGTTTGGTGTTCCAAACCAAGAAACGATGCACACTGACTACGCGATCAAGATTCCTTACGTTATGGGTATCATTGCGACGCGTTCTTTTGACAAAGAAGTAACAGGCCTGCGTGATCTGCGTGACGAGCACGTTGAGCGTATTCGTACGGGTATGTATGCATACGAGCTTCTAGAAAAATTGCGTGCAGGCGATAAGTCTGAAGCAAACATGGCAGCATTTGACGAAGTAAAAGGTGACCTAGGTTACGGTCTGCTACTGAAGCGCTACACAGACGAAGTTGTTGATGCAACAGAAGAGCAAATTCAAATGGCTGCGGATGACTCGATCCCAACTGTTTGGCCTCTATTCTGGTCGTTCCGTATCATGGTTGCATGTGGCTTCATCATGCTATTCGTATTTGGTGCAGCATTTGTACAAACATGCCGCCAAAAAATCGAACAGAAGCCATGGATTCTTAAAGCAGCGCTATTCTCAATCCCTCTACCTTGGATTGCGATTGAAGCAGGTTGGTTTGTTGCAGAATACGGTCGTCAGCCATGGGCTGTAGGTGAAATCCTACCGACCAACGTTGCAGCGTCAGCTTTGACTATTGGCGAGCTTTGGACATCACTATTTGCAATTCTTGCACTGTACACAGTGTTCCTGATTGCAGAAGTTTACCTAATGCTTAAATTTGCTCGCAAAGGCCCAAGTAGCCTTAAGACAGGCCGTTACCACTTCGAACAAAACGACAACTCTGTTGAAGACAAAGTTAGCCGTTCAGTAGAAGTATAA
- the ruvB gene encoding Holliday junction branch migration DNA helicase RuvB codes for MIEADRLIAPDNPVFKDEDVIDRAIRPKALADYQGQDHVRDQMEIFIKAAQLRSEALDHLLIFGPPGLGKTTLANIVANEMDVNIRTTSGPVLEKAGDLAALLTNLEENDVLFIDEIHRLSPMVEEVLYPAMEDYQLDIMIGEGPAARSIKIDLPPFTLIGATTRAGSLTSPLRDRFGITQRLEYYKVDDLQNIVQRSADCLGLSMDPEGALEVARRARGTPRIANRLLRRVRDFAEVKGNGHICADVADKALNMLDVDAKGFDYMDRKLLLAIMEKFGGGPVGIDNMAAAIGEERDTIEDVLEPYLIQQGYLQRTPRGRIATDRAYLHFGIDRPS; via the coding sequence ATGATTGAAGCGGATCGCCTAATAGCGCCGGACAACCCAGTATTTAAAGACGAAGACGTCATCGATCGCGCGATAAGACCAAAAGCGTTAGCAGATTACCAAGGCCAAGATCACGTGCGTGATCAGATGGAAATCTTCATCAAAGCGGCACAACTTCGTAGTGAGGCGCTTGACCATCTCTTGATTTTTGGTCCTCCGGGTTTGGGTAAAACCACACTTGCGAACATCGTCGCGAACGAAATGGATGTGAATATCCGTACGACTTCTGGGCCTGTATTGGAAAAAGCGGGTGACTTAGCGGCGCTGTTAACGAACCTAGAAGAGAACGATGTGCTGTTCATCGATGAGATACATCGATTGAGCCCAATGGTTGAAGAGGTACTCTATCCGGCGATGGAAGACTACCAATTGGATATCATGATTGGTGAAGGCCCTGCGGCACGTTCTATCAAAATCGATTTGCCACCTTTCACCCTAATCGGTGCAACAACGCGAGCAGGCTCTTTGACATCGCCACTGCGTGACCGTTTTGGCATTACGCAGCGCCTTGAATACTACAAGGTCGATGATCTACAAAACATTGTACAGCGCAGTGCAGACTGTTTGGGGCTCTCTATGGACCCTGAAGGCGCTCTTGAAGTGGCGCGTCGAGCTCGTGGCACGCCTCGTATTGCTAACCGTCTGCTGCGTCGTGTGCGTGACTTTGCAGAAGTGAAGGGCAATGGTCATATTTGTGCAGATGTGGCTGACAAGGCGTTGAACATGCTTGACGTTGACGCCAAGGGTTTTGACTATATGGATAGAAAGCTTCTACTGGCGATCATGGAGAAGTTTGGTGGTGGCCCGGTTGGTATCGACAACATGGCTGCAGCGATTGGTGAAGAGCGTGACACCATAGAAGATGTGTTAGAGCCGTATCTGATTCAGCAGGGGTATCTACAGCGAACCCCTAGGGGCCGAATCGCCACTGATCGAGCATATCTTCATTTTGGAATAGATAGACCAAGTTAA